A part of Marinobacter psychrophilus genomic DNA contains:
- a CDS encoding DNA recombination protein RmuC, producing MPVLETFSQWVADQPVLVLSLMVAISILVLILAGLLQRAGQNNRRLLADYNDLKLALREQQIMLAHERQSAAEKLALLEHNRDALKHEFENLANRIFDQKSERFSQQNKSSIDTLLKPFRDQLSDFRQRVETVHTTETRDRQALRSEIKSLQELNRQITEEASNLTRALKGDKKIQGNWGELILERVLERSGLRKGIEYETQGSYRDSDNQLLRPDVVVHLPDNRNLVVDSKVSLMAYQQWVISDEGSARDAALKQHMDAVRNHIRSLSDKDYSQLNGLRSPDFVFLFMPIEPAFVAAFQHDDSLFSEAFDRKIIVVTPTTLLATLRTIENIWRYERQSQNARLIAERASAVYDKLRVFVEAMERLGGQLHTAQGSYDSAMNTLTRGRGNLISQANRFVELGVRVKKELPKAVTEQAEVDPEADFGLDSAFDSEPALDRNKNVSDTPGNTEPGAGESIEENSYGSNTV from the coding sequence ATGCCCGTGCTTGAAACTTTCAGCCAATGGGTGGCTGACCAACCCGTGCTTGTGCTCTCGCTGATGGTGGCGATTTCAATTCTGGTACTGATACTAGCCGGATTGCTGCAGCGTGCAGGGCAAAATAACCGCCGCTTGTTGGCCGACTACAACGATCTTAAATTAGCACTAAGAGAGCAGCAGATTATGCTGGCCCATGAGCGTCAGTCGGCGGCGGAGAAATTGGCACTTCTGGAACACAATCGCGATGCGCTAAAACATGAATTCGAGAATTTGGCGAACCGTATATTCGATCAGAAAAGCGAGCGTTTCAGTCAGCAGAACAAAAGCAGTATAGATACGCTGTTAAAACCGTTTCGTGATCAACTCAGCGATTTTCGACAGCGTGTCGAAACAGTACACACCACCGAAACCCGCGACCGCCAGGCTCTGCGCAGCGAAATAAAATCGTTGCAGGAACTCAATCGGCAGATTACTGAAGAAGCCTCTAATTTGACCCGAGCGTTAAAAGGCGATAAAAAAATACAGGGTAACTGGGGCGAGTTGATTCTGGAGCGGGTGTTGGAAAGGTCCGGGTTGCGCAAAGGTATTGAATACGAGACCCAAGGCAGCTATCGCGACAGCGATAACCAGCTGCTGCGGCCAGATGTGGTGGTGCACCTGCCGGATAACCGCAACCTGGTGGTAGATTCCAAGGTGTCGCTGATGGCTTACCAGCAGTGGGTTATCAGCGACGAAGGCAGCGCCCGTGATGCGGCGCTAAAGCAGCACATGGACGCCGTGCGCAATCACATTCGCAGCCTGAGCGATAAAGATTACAGCCAGCTCAACGGTTTGCGTTCACCAGATTTCGTGTTTTTGTTCATGCCCATTGAACCGGCTTTTGTGGCAGCTTTCCAGCACGATGACAGTCTGTTTTCAGAAGCTTTTGATCGTAAGATTATTGTGGTGACGCCCACCACCTTGCTGGCCACTCTGCGCACCATCGAAAACATCTGGCGTTACGAGCGCCAGAGCCAGAACGCCCGACTGATTGCGGAACGAGCCAGCGCAGTTTACGATAAATTACGGGTATTTGTCGAAGCTATGGAGCGCCTTGGCGGCCAGTTGCATACCGCGCAGGGCAGCTACGATAGTGCGATGAATACCCTGACCCGCGGCCGCGGCAACTTGATTTCACAGGCCAACCGCTTTGTCGAATTGGGAGTGCGGGTGAAAAAAGAACTGCCCAAGGCCGTCACCGAACAGGCCGAAGTCGACCCTGAAGCTGACTTTGGCCTTGATTCTGCCTTTGACTCGGAACCGGCCCTTGACCGTAACAAGAACGTCTCCGACACGCCGGGGAACACTGAGCCGGGCGCCGGCGAATCCATTGAGGAAAACAGTTATGGCAGCAACACCGTTTAA
- a CDS encoding enoyl-CoA hydratase, protein MTDRILTEKKDQVLIVRLNRPERKNALTQAMYTSMADAIDQAEADKDIRCILFTGNNECFTAGNDLNDFTKGLPGDFRETPVGRFLFVLVNATKPVVVAVNGPAIGIGTTMLLHCDMVMAGTNAAFQMPFASLGLCPEGGSSLLLPMWIGRVRAAELLMLGGRFSAEEALRLGIINRVCEPGDTEVAAWEACQKLAAQAPAAIRATKELLKRPNMEALEETMRVEGALFGERLKSPEAAESFRAFVEKRKPDFSRFS, encoded by the coding sequence GTGACAGACCGTATTCTGACTGAGAAAAAGGACCAGGTTTTAATTGTTCGCCTAAATCGCCCGGAGCGCAAGAACGCCCTTACCCAAGCTATGTACACCAGCATGGCCGATGCAATCGATCAGGCCGAGGCCGACAAGGACATTCGCTGCATTCTGTTTACCGGCAACAATGAGTGCTTCACCGCCGGTAACGATCTTAACGATTTCACCAAGGGCTTACCCGGTGATTTCCGCGAGACTCCAGTAGGCCGTTTCCTCTTTGTGCTGGTTAACGCTACCAAACCAGTGGTTGTGGCGGTTAACGGGCCGGCGATAGGCATTGGCACGACTATGCTGCTGCACTGCGATATGGTCATGGCAGGCACCAACGCCGCTTTCCAAATGCCATTTGCCAGCCTTGGCCTGTGTCCCGAAGGTGGCTCCAGCCTTTTACTGCCGATGTGGATTGGCCGTGTGCGGGCTGCTGAATTGCTGATGCTAGGTGGTCGTTTTAGTGCAGAAGAGGCTTTACGCCTGGGCATCATCAATCGCGTGTGCGAACCTGGTGACACAGAAGTCGCAGCCTGGGAGGCCTGTCAGAAACTGGCTGCACAAGCACCAGCGGCTATTCGCGCGACCAAAGAACTGCTAAAACGGCCGAACATGGAAGCTCTGGAAGAAACTATGCGGGTAGAAGGCGCGCTGTTCGGTGAACGCCTGAAATCGCCGGAGGCAGCCGAATCCTTTCGTGCTTTTGTCGAAAAGCGTAAACCAGACTTCTCACGCTTTAGCTGA
- a CDS encoding fumarate hydratase, giving the protein MTTLIRQEDLIESVADALQFISYYHPKDFIQAVYEAYKKEESQAAKDAMAQILINSRMCAEGHRPICQDTGIVTVFVNVGMNVKWDFETSLDDVINEGVRRAYTHPDNMLRASILADPDGKRENTKDNTPAIIHYKIVPGNTVDIHVAAKGGGSEAKSKFAMLNPSDSVVDWVLKMIPQMGAGWCPPGMLGIGIGGTAEKAMAIAKEALLEPIDIQELKARGASNRAEELRLELFEKVNELGIGAQGLGGLTTVLDVKVKDFPTHAANKPVAIIPNCAATRHAHFVLDGSGPSLQTPPSLDDWPEITWEVGENVRRVNLNTVTPEDVKDWQPGETVLLSGKMLTGRDAAHKKMVDMINNGEELPVDMKGRFIYYVGPVDPVREEVVGPAGPTTATRMDKFTHTMLEKTGLTGMIGKAERGQAGIDAIREFGAVYLMAVGGAAYLVSKAIKHAEVVAFPELGMEAIYEFDVEDMPVTVAVDSRGSSVHQTGPAEWHKKIIAAKAV; this is encoded by the coding sequence ATGACCACCCTGATCCGCCAGGAAGACCTGATTGAAAGTGTAGCCGACGCGCTGCAGTTTATTTCCTACTATCACCCGAAGGATTTTATTCAGGCGGTGTACGAGGCTTATAAAAAAGAAGAATCCCAAGCGGCGAAAGACGCTATGGCGCAGATTCTGATTAACTCGCGGATGTGTGCCGAAGGCCACCGCCCGATCTGCCAGGATACCGGTATTGTGACGGTGTTCGTGAATGTGGGCATGAACGTGAAGTGGGATTTTGAAACCTCGCTGGATGATGTCATCAACGAAGGCGTGCGTCGCGCTTATACCCATCCGGACAACATGCTGCGGGCGTCGATATTGGCAGATCCGGACGGCAAGCGTGAGAACACAAAAGACAACACACCCGCCATCATTCATTACAAAATTGTGCCGGGCAACACCGTAGACATTCACGTGGCGGCCAAAGGCGGTGGCTCTGAAGCCAAGTCTAAGTTTGCTATGTTGAACCCGTCAGATTCGGTGGTGGACTGGGTGCTGAAGATGATCCCGCAAATGGGCGCAGGTTGGTGTCCGCCTGGCATGTTGGGTATCGGTATTGGCGGCACCGCTGAAAAAGCCATGGCAATCGCCAAAGAAGCACTGTTGGAGCCTATCGATATTCAGGAGCTTAAAGCCCGTGGTGCATCAAATCGCGCTGAAGAGCTTCGCTTGGAGCTGTTCGAAAAAGTAAACGAACTGGGCATTGGTGCCCAAGGCTTGGGTGGCCTGACCACAGTGCTGGATGTGAAAGTGAAAGATTTCCCTACTCACGCGGCCAACAAGCCGGTGGCGATTATTCCCAACTGCGCAGCCACCCGTCATGCGCACTTTGTGCTGGATGGCAGTGGCCCGTCACTGCAAACTCCGCCGAGCCTGGATGACTGGCCGGAAATTACCTGGGAAGTGGGCGAGAACGTGCGTCGGGTGAACCTGAACACGGTTACTCCGGAAGACGTAAAGGACTGGCAGCCGGGTGAAACTGTGTTGCTGTCGGGTAAGATGCTGACCGGCCGTGACGCTGCCCACAAAAAAATGGTGGACATGATCAACAACGGTGAAGAGCTGCCGGTGGACATGAAAGGGCGTTTTATTTACTACGTTGGCCCGGTGGACCCGGTACGCGAAGAAGTGGTCGGCCCCGCAGGCCCTACCACTGCGACCCGCATGGACAAGTTCACCCACACCATGCTGGAAAAAACCGGTCTGACCGGCATGATTGGCAAAGCCGAACGTGGCCAGGCGGGCATTGACGCCATTCGCGAATTTGGTGCGGTTTACCTGATGGCGGTAGGCGGAGCAGCGTATCTGGTGTCAAAAGCTATCAAACACGCTGAAGTAGTGGCCTTCCCGGAACTGGGTATGGAAGCCATTTACGAGTTCGACGTGGAAGACATGCCGGTGACGGTTGCGGTGGATTCCCGCGGATCTTCCGTGCACCAAACAGGACCGGCTGAGTGGCATAAGAAAATCATCGCTGCTAAAGCTGTTTAA
- a CDS encoding protein adenylyltransferase SelO gives MSSNGFRVEHRYLELPESFFTRVQPSPLRDAKMVCFNHDLARELGFHSDNPAQWEKIGGGAELLEGMEPVAMKYTGHQFGMYNPDLGDGRGLLLWETVAPNGQRWDWHLKGAGMTPYSRSGDGRAVLRSTIREYLCSEAMHGLGIPTTRALFMVKAKDPVRRESIETAAALMRVAHSHIRFGHFEFAAHHQGPDTVKTLLEHVISLYFPELITLPETERHQRWLEAVVGRTARLIADWQTVGFCHGVMNSDNMSIIGDTFDYGPYAFMDDFDAGYICNHTDERGRYAYNRQPQMGFENCHYLARALLPVMGEDAVHEGLKHYESAYNTRFLQNMRNKLGLQQDDDSDMHLIMDTFSMLDEQKVDFTRFFRGLSTLYGRGHGPVRDLFTDRAIADAWLGRYEQRLEQETQAHDAREYAMGRVNPKYILRNYLAQQVILEAQNGDYQPLEQLLTVLKKPFDEQTQYEERYAALPPDWGKGMGISCSS, from the coding sequence ATGAGCAGCAACGGTTTTCGCGTAGAGCATCGTTACCTGGAACTCCCGGAGAGCTTCTTCACCCGTGTGCAGCCCAGCCCGCTTAGAGACGCAAAGATGGTGTGTTTTAACCACGATTTGGCGCGAGAACTGGGTTTTCACAGTGACAACCCTGCCCAGTGGGAAAAAATTGGTGGTGGCGCAGAGCTGCTGGAAGGCATGGAACCGGTCGCCATGAAGTACACCGGCCACCAGTTCGGCATGTACAACCCGGACCTGGGCGACGGCCGCGGGCTATTGCTGTGGGAAACCGTCGCGCCAAACGGCCAGCGCTGGGACTGGCATCTGAAAGGCGCAGGCATGACGCCCTACTCCCGTTCTGGAGATGGCCGCGCGGTGCTGCGCTCTACCATTCGCGAGTACCTGTGCAGCGAAGCCATGCACGGGCTGGGCATTCCCACCACCCGCGCCCTGTTTATGGTTAAGGCCAAAGACCCGGTACGCCGCGAATCCATTGAAACCGCCGCAGCGCTTATGCGAGTAGCCCACAGCCACATCCGGTTTGGCCACTTCGAATTCGCCGCTCATCACCAGGGCCCCGACACCGTAAAGACGCTACTGGAGCACGTAATATCGCTGTATTTCCCGGAGCTGATCACACTGCCTGAAACCGAGCGCCATCAGCGCTGGCTCGAAGCCGTGGTTGGCCGCACCGCGCGGCTGATCGCCGACTGGCAAACCGTGGGCTTCTGCCACGGTGTTATGAACAGCGATAACATGTCGATTATTGGCGACACCTTCGATTACGGCCCCTACGCCTTTATGGACGATTTTGACGCCGGCTACATCTGCAATCACACCGACGAGCGCGGTCGCTACGCCTACAACCGCCAGCCACAGATGGGTTTCGAAAACTGCCATTACCTGGCGCGAGCATTACTGCCGGTAATGGGTGAAGACGCCGTACACGAAGGCTTGAAACACTATGAAAGCGCCTACAACACGCGTTTTTTGCAGAACATGCGGAACAAGCTCGGCCTGCAGCAGGACGATGACAGCGACATGCATCTGATTATGGACACCTTTAGCATGCTGGACGAACAGAAGGTTGACTTCACCCGCTTCTTCCGCGGCCTGTCGACGCTGTATGGCCGCGGCCACGGGCCAGTGCGCGACTTGTTTACCGACCGCGCCATTGCGGATGCCTGGCTTGGCCGTTACGAACAAAGGCTGGAGCAGGAAACCCAGGCTCACGATGCCCGGGAATACGCCATGGGCCGGGTAAACCCGAAATACATTTTGCGTAATTATTTGGCCCAGCAGGTGATTCTGGAGGCGCAAAACGGGGATTACCAGCCGTTGGAGCAGCTGCTGACGGTGCTAAAGAAACCGTTTGACGAACAAACCCAGTACGAAGAACGCTACGCTGCCCTGCCCCCAGACTGGGGCAAGGGCATGGGCATAAGCTGTTCCAGCTGA
- a CDS encoding HAD-IIB family hydrolase, translating into MTKPRLIIFSDLDGTLLNYDRHCWQQALPALKRVAAAGIPLILNSSKTAAEIREIRQQLENTDPFVVENGAVVVIPADTFGNHSEKIVRFGASRAEVLKVLAGQRTGGARFRSFSDMSDDELAQLTGLDPASAARAREREGTEPLLWEGSEDERSRFDAALRAENLRLVKGGRFYHAMGIFDKADGARFLLDKYREQYQKQYGDQPITAIALGDSPNDQQMLEAADIPVVIRGVNSDEVQLPSEKHAMRSLKPGPEGWNECVLNLLFEYGY; encoded by the coding sequence GTGACCAAGCCGCGACTGATTATATTTTCTGATCTTGATGGAACCCTGCTCAATTATGACCGCCATTGCTGGCAGCAGGCATTGCCAGCGTTGAAGCGGGTCGCAGCTGCTGGTATTCCACTGATACTGAACTCCAGCAAAACCGCTGCGGAAATTCGTGAAATACGTCAGCAACTGGAAAACACCGACCCTTTTGTCGTTGAAAACGGTGCGGTCGTCGTTATCCCTGCGGATACTTTCGGAAACCACAGTGAGAAAATCGTCCGTTTTGGGGCATCCAGAGCAGAGGTTTTAAAGGTACTGGCCGGGCAAAGGACCGGTGGCGCACGTTTTCGGAGTTTTTCGGATATGTCGGATGACGAGCTGGCGCAATTAACGGGGCTGGACCCTGCATCAGCCGCACGGGCCAGGGAGCGCGAAGGAACCGAGCCGCTGCTGTGGGAAGGCAGCGAAGACGAACGGTCACGTTTTGATGCAGCCTTACGTGCTGAAAACCTGCGGCTGGTAAAAGGCGGTCGGTTCTATCATGCCATGGGCATTTTTGATAAAGCCGATGGGGCCCGTTTTTTGCTGGATAAATACAGAGAGCAATACCAGAAGCAGTATGGTGACCAGCCAATAACGGCCATTGCCTTGGGCGACAGCCCCAACGATCAGCAAATGCTGGAGGCCGCAGACATCCCGGTTGTTATTCGCGGGGTAAATAGCGATGAGGTGCAGTTGCCTTCCGAAAAGCATGCGATGCGCTCCCTCAAGCCAGGCCCTGAGGGTTGGAACGAGTGCGTACTCAATCTGCTGTTTGAGTACGGATACTAG